The Desulfomicrobium orale DSM 12838 genome includes a window with the following:
- a CDS encoding transcription antitermination factor NusB: MALEALRLCLDRGRDIQAALDRALTASPAAGPGDAALATELAYGYLRFRGRLDFLLDTLLAAPGRTSSAVRRILGLAAYEILFLQSVPAYASVDWAVGIIRRRLGRTMGNVANAVLRALVRLDGAPLREDYFRERTAGDISFLSVWYSCPPWLVRLWIGAYGREEAEAFLRASLCVPPPGVRVNRLHPLGAELFRRLEPLAAASSAWGMALGNWPDFLDEAVSLGQATRQSFATQRILDSLEPQEWPEPVLDACAGRGGKTFLLREAGKTVWASDVNAFRLRQLRAEGLRLGLFVPAFLSPGQGPYPLRHAPRTVFLDAPCSGLGVLSRRPDIKWKRTGRDCRQLAGLQRKLLDSAAGLLPAGGVLAYVTCTLHPEENERQVERFLRDQPAFHLVCRERTGADSGLGEFFYGAVLRKR, translated from the coding sequence ATGGCTTTGGAGGCCCTGCGGCTGTGTCTTGATCGGGGACGGGACATCCAGGCCGCCCTGGATCGGGCCTTGACCGCGAGCCCTGCGGCCGGACCCGGCGACGCCGCCCTGGCCACGGAGTTGGCCTACGGCTATCTGCGTTTTCGCGGGCGGCTGGATTTTCTGCTGGATACCCTTCTGGCCGCGCCCGGCCGTACGTCTTCCGCCGTGCGCCGCATTCTGGGACTGGCCGCCTATGAGATCCTGTTTCTGCAAAGCGTTCCCGCATACGCCAGCGTGGACTGGGCCGTGGGGATCATCCGCAGGCGTCTGGGCCGCACGATGGGCAATGTGGCCAATGCCGTGCTCCGCGCCCTGGTCCGTCTGGACGGTGCACCGCTCCGGGAGGATTATTTCCGGGAGCGGACAGCTGGGGATATTTCTTTCCTGTCCGTCTGGTATTCCTGCCCGCCGTGGCTGGTCCGGCTCTGGATCGGCGCTTACGGCCGGGAGGAAGCCGAAGCCTTTCTGCGGGCCTCCCTGTGTGTTCCGCCGCCGGGGGTGCGTGTAAACCGTCTGCACCCGCTCGGAGCGGAACTGTTCAGGCGTCTGGAACCCCTTGCCGCGGCGTCCTCGGCCTGGGGGATGGCTCTTGGAAACTGGCCGGACTTTCTGGACGAAGCGGTAAGTCTGGGGCAGGCCACGCGGCAGAGTTTCGCCACGCAGCGGATTCTGGACAGTCTGGAGCCGCAGGAATGGCCGGAACCCGTGCTGGACGCCTGCGCCGGACGCGGCGGCAAGACATTTCTTCTGCGGGAGGCGGGCAAAACGGTCTGGGCCTCGGACGTGAACGCCTTCCGGCTGCGGCAGCTGCGGGCCGAAGGGCTCCGCCTGGGACTTTTTGTCCCGGCCTTCCTGTCTCCGGGGCAGGGACCGTATCCGCTGCGGCACGCTCCCCGGACGGTTTTTCTGGATGCGCCCTGTTCCGGCCTGGGCGTTCTCTCCCGCCGTCCGGACATCAAATGGAAGCGCACAGGCCGGGACTGCCGCCAACTGGCCGGACTGCAACGGAAACTCCTCGATAGTGCGGCCGGACTGCTCCCTGCCGGCGGGGTTCTGGCCTATGTGACCTGCACCCTGCATCCCGAGGAGAACGAACGGCAGGTGGAACGGTTTCTGCGGGATCAGCCCGCGTTCCACCTGGTCTGCCGGGAAAGGACGGGCGCGGACTCCGGCCTGGGAGAATTCTTTTACGGGGCCGTACTGCGAAAACGCTGA
- the glgB gene encoding 1,4-alpha-glucan branching protein GlgB, which translates to MSHPHVLGDLDIYLFKQGRHTRLYEHFGAHPGSVDSPGTRFAVWAPNASSVSVIGDFNCWDRNAAPMQPRMDSSGIWECFVPDARHGQRYKYFLTWPGGEAERSDPFALFCEEPPATASIIWDLQYQWNDDAWMRDRASANSLESPWSVYEVHLGSWRRDEHGNFLNYRQIAHELADYVTDVGFTHVEIMPVAEHPFYGSWGYQSTGYFAPTSRYGCPQDLRYFVDHLHQRGLGVILDWVPGHFPMDGHGLARFDGTALYEHADPRQGFHPEWKSAIFNYGRYEVAGFLICNAMYWLREFHLDGLRVDGVASMLYLDYSRNEGEWVPNRHGGRENLEAMDLLRELNKAVYEEFPDVQTIAEESTSWPMVSRPTYMGGLGFGLKWNMGWMHDSLSYMALDPVHRQYHHNLLTFTLWYAYAENFILPLSHDEVVHGKKSLLSKMHGDSWQQMASLRTLLGYMYGLPGKKLLFMGTEFGQWNEWNHDKALDWELLRFPVHDGLRAWVRDLNRLYRSLSALHTQDFTPSGFDWENCHDAARNVLSFFRTGKDGRTVLIVCNFSPVPRSNYVVGVDTDGVWREVLNSDSQAYGGSGMGNMGEARAEAIPVNNRAYSLNLTLPPLSVLFLQPEQA; encoded by the coding sequence ATGTCCCATCCGCATGTTCTCGGCGATCTCGACATCTACCTGTTCAAGCAGGGCCGCCACACCCGGCTGTACGAACATTTCGGCGCGCATCCCGGCTCCGTGGATTCTCCCGGCACCCGTTTCGCCGTGTGGGCTCCCAACGCGTCTTCCGTTTCGGTCATCGGCGACTTCAACTGCTGGGACCGGAACGCCGCCCCCATGCAGCCCCGCATGGACAGCTCCGGCATCTGGGAGTGCTTTGTGCCCGACGCACGGCACGGGCAGCGCTACAAATATTTTCTGACCTGGCCCGGCGGCGAGGCCGAACGCTCGGATCCCTTCGCTCTTTTCTGCGAGGAGCCGCCCGCCACGGCCTCCATCATCTGGGATTTGCAGTACCAGTGGAATGACGATGCCTGGATGCGTGACCGGGCCTCGGCCAACAGCCTGGAAAGCCCGTGGAGCGTCTACGAGGTTCATCTCGGCTCCTGGAGACGCGACGAACACGGCAATTTCCTCAACTACCGCCAGATTGCCCACGAGCTGGCGGACTACGTGACGGATGTGGGCTTCACCCACGTGGAGATCATGCCCGTGGCCGAGCATCCCTTTTACGGCTCCTGGGGTTACCAGAGCACGGGCTATTTCGCGCCCACCAGCCGCTACGGCTGTCCGCAGGATCTGCGCTACTTCGTGGACCATCTGCATCAGCGAGGACTGGGAGTCATTCTGGACTGGGTGCCCGGACATTTTCCCATGGACGGGCACGGTCTGGCCCGTTTCGACGGCACGGCCCTGTACGAGCATGCGGACCCCAGGCAGGGCTTTCATCCGGAATGGAAGAGCGCCATTTTTAACTACGGCCGCTACGAGGTGGCCGGTTTTCTGATCTGCAACGCCATGTACTGGCTGCGCGAGTTCCATCTGGACGGCCTTCGCGTGGACGGTGTGGCCTCCATGCTCTATCTGGACTATTCCCGGAACGAGGGCGAATGGGTGCCCAACCGGCACGGCGGCCGGGAAAATCTGGAAGCCATGGACCTGCTGCGCGAGCTGAACAAGGCCGTGTACGAGGAGTTTCCGGACGTGCAGACCATTGCCGAGGAATCCACCTCCTGGCCCATGGTTTCCCGCCCCACGTACATGGGCGGGCTGGGCTTCGGCCTCAAATGGAACATGGGCTGGATGCACGACAGCCTGTCCTACATGGCTCTGGACCCCGTGCATCGGCAATACCACCATAATCTGCTGACCTTCACCCTGTGGTACGCCTACGCCGAGAATTTCATCCTGCCCCTTTCCCACGACGAGGTCGTCCACGGGAAAAAATCCCTGCTCTCGAAAATGCACGGCGACTCCTGGCAGCAGATGGCCTCTCTGCGTACCCTTCTGGGCTACATGTACGGTCTGCCCGGCAAGAAGCTGCTGTTCATGGGCACGGAGTTCGGCCAGTGGAACGAGTGGAATCACGACAAGGCCCTGGACTGGGAACTGCTCCGCTTTCCGGTCCACGACGGGCTGCGGGCCTGGGTGCGCGATCTGAACCGGCTCTACCGGAGCCTGTCCGCGCTGCACACCCAGGATTTCACACCCAGCGGATTCGACTGGGAAAACTGCCATGACGCGGCCCGGAACGTGCTCAGCTTCTTCCGCACCGGCAAGGACGGCCGGACCGTTCTGATCGTCTGCAACTTCTCCCCTGTCCCGCGTTCCAATTACGTCGTGGGCGTGGATACGGACGGCGTGTGGCGGGAGGTGCTGAACTCCGACAGCCAGGCCTACGGCGGCAGCGGCATGGGCAACATGGGCGAAGCGCGGGCCGAGGCCATTCCCGTGAACAACAGGGCCTATTCCCTGAATCTGACCCTGCCCCCTTTGAGCGTCCTCTTTCTGCAACCGGAACAGGCATGA